Proteins found in one Synergistetes bacterium HGW-Synergistetes-1 genomic segment:
- a CDS encoding branched-chain amino acid ABC transporter substrate-binding protein has product MAGTAMAADTVKIGVYLPVTGGNAIGGQLELDGVKLAHKEAPTVLGKKVEIIFVDNKSDKVEAANAVKRLVDKEKVNAIIGTYGSSLAMAGGEVAEKARIPMVGTSCTNPLVTQGKKYVFRVCFIDPFQGAGAAAFAKEELKAKTAACLIEVTEDYSVGLASFFERSFTKNGGKIVSKLNYQKGDQDFTAQLTEIISKKPDVLYIPANFAEGAIIMRQARELGAKFKILGGDAMDNPEIVKIGGESVEGFSYTTFAYAPEMPKMSPIAKKFTENWKKAFPGKDPNALTACGYDSYMLILDAIKRAKSDDPEKITAAIAATKNFPGVTGNTTINASHDAEKSVGIMQIKNGKRIFLTVVEPK; this is encoded by the coding sequence ATGGCCGGAACGGCTATGGCAGCGGATACGGTGAAAATTGGAGTTTACCTCCCTGTAACAGGAGGAAACGCCATCGGAGGACAGCTTGAGCTTGATGGTGTGAAACTGGCGCATAAGGAAGCCCCGACTGTATTGGGCAAAAAGGTAGAGATCATATTTGTTGACAACAAGAGCGATAAAGTTGAAGCAGCAAATGCAGTCAAGAGACTTGTCGACAAAGAGAAAGTCAACGCCATAATAGGCACATATGGTTCTTCCCTTGCCATGGCCGGCGGAGAAGTTGCAGAGAAGGCGCGTATCCCGATGGTAGGCACTTCCTGCACCAACCCCCTCGTAACCCAGGGCAAAAAGTATGTTTTTCGCGTTTGCTTCATAGACCCATTCCAGGGGGCAGGTGCTGCCGCCTTCGCGAAGGAAGAGCTGAAAGCCAAGACTGCAGCCTGCCTTATCGAAGTCACAGAGGACTATAGCGTAGGTCTTGCTTCATTCTTCGAGCGCAGTTTTACTAAAAACGGCGGGAAAATAGTTTCAAAACTCAACTACCAGAAGGGTGACCAGGATTTTACAGCCCAGCTGACAGAGATCATCAGCAAGAAGCCCGATGTCCTTTACATCCCTGCCAACTTTGCTGAAGGCGCGATCATCATGCGTCAGGCAAGAGAACTTGGCGCTAAGTTCAAGATCCTTGGCGGCGATGCCATGGACAACCCTGAAATTGTCAAAATAGGCGGAGAATCTGTCGAAGGTTTCAGCTACACCACATTCGCTTATGCTCCAGAAATGCCAAAAATGAGCCCAATAGCCAAGAAATTCACGGAAAACTGGAAGAAGGCTTTTCCGGGCAAAGATCCTAACGCACTCACAGCTTGCGGTTATGACAGCTACATGCTTATCCTTGACGCCATCAAACGCGCGAAAAGCGATGATCCCGAAAAGATAACAGCAGCGATCGCAGCTACAAAGAACTTCCCAGGAGTCACAGGAAACACTACGATCAATGCTTCCCATGATGCAGAGAAATCTGTCGGCATTATGCAGATCAAAAACGGGAAGAGGATATTCCTTACCGTAGTTGAACCTAAATAA
- a CDS encoding anaerobic ribonucleoside-triphosphate reductase activating protein gives MSSGEEMKRYTAGGYLPASFLDWDGHVSAVVFTSGCNFRCPWCHNSELVLQKTDIIDISFIIDDICKRINFLDGVVITGGEPCLWDGLFDFLGKMKELKMSVKLDTNGSMPDILGKVLEEGLADHVAMDVKAPLNKVALKRVTGVDVDPEKIKRSIDIIKRSVPAYEFRTTFIDGLLTIEDMIEIRKELIDDAHWIIQAFRPVNCLDPSYCLFPAADAEKLREKFSGIKVRG, from the coding sequence ATGAGTAGTGGGGAAGAAATGAAACGTTATACTGCGGGGGGATATCTCCCCGCATCTTTTTTAGACTGGGACGGTCATGTATCCGCAGTAGTCTTTACTTCAGGATGCAATTTCAGATGCCCATGGTGCCACAACAGCGAACTTGTCCTTCAAAAGACTGATATTATCGACATTAGTTTTATCATCGATGACATCTGCAAAAGGATAAATTTTCTTGACGGAGTAGTCATAACCGGAGGAGAGCCCTGTTTATGGGATGGGTTGTTTGATTTTCTGGGAAAGATGAAAGAGTTGAAAATGAGCGTTAAGCTTGATACTAATGGATCAATGCCCGACATACTAGGCAAAGTGCTTGAAGAGGGACTGGCAGATCACGTTGCAATGGATGTGAAAGCCCCTCTTAATAAAGTGGCTCTTAAGAGAGTTACAGGTGTTGATGTTGATCCCGAGAAGATAAAGAGAAGCATCGATATCATAAAAAGGTCCGTTCCTGCTTATGAATTCAGGACCACTTTTATAGATGGGCTGCTTACGATAGAGGATATGATCGAGATAAGAAAAGAACTGATAGATGACGCTCATTGGATAATACAGGCATTCAGGCCCGTTAACTGTCTTGATCCCAGCTACTGCTTGTTTCCTGCAGCAGATGCCGAGAAGCTGAGAGAGAAATTCTCCGGCATAAAGGTGAGAGGATAA
- the nrdD gene encoding anaerobic ribonucleoside-triphosphate reductase, with protein sequence MANDALHESGSFFGKQGKIFEKQGESTDLALMVDALAQEESSPWDASRIRDALIIEAGVDPATAEGIALEVEEELLRFERSHVTTTIIREMVNVKLFQRGLGAKLADHSRIGLPVHDLEKMMLTRNKENSNTSHNPESINLSIAEMVLKEYALTKVFTKDIAEAHLKGDIHLHDLGMVNRPYCSGQSVAYVARYGLNIPSITSVSKPAKHADVLLAHILKMTSVLQNHFAGAIGWDAVNMYFAPYLVGWTYEQLKQLAQQLIFEFNQLAGGRGGQVAFTDINLYYEIPNHFRDVPAIGPGGKFTGKTYADYDAESKLFLKALFDVYMGGDSRGQPFFFPKPLLHITDYFFKEPGWEDFLNQACELSSEKGNTYFVFDRGGVAKLSECCRLSFELTPEDLDEAKHPWKMRYCALQNITLNLPRAAYRCNGDEETLFEIIDEEMELAAKAHLQKRAFIKSILDLGLHGPLAALCVSHDDEGYLRMRKASHLIGILGLNEMVEAVTGCQLHESEHAEQLGKAVIQYMDLKCQQLSERLGLKIVLEQTPAESTALRFAKLDLRAYPDIARKYIKGSFDTGEIYYTNSTHLNYKLVQDPIDKVTREGVLHPMIKAGAITHVWMGEHKPDPKALASFVIKTFRHSENAQVAFSPEFTICNECNHIERGLSDSCSRCGSEDVDGITRVTGYFTRTSSWNAGKRGELRDRARGPVRASV encoded by the coding sequence ATGGCAAATGATGCATTACATGAATCAGGGTCATTTTTCGGCAAACAGGGAAAGATTTTTGAAAAACAGGGGGAATCGACAGATCTTGCACTGATGGTCGATGCACTGGCCCAGGAAGAAAGCTCTCCCTGGGATGCCAGCAGGATAAGGGATGCCCTGATAATCGAAGCCGGGGTTGATCCGGCTACCGCCGAAGGGATAGCCCTCGAGGTCGAAGAGGAGCTGCTCAGGTTTGAGAGAAGCCATGTCACGACAACGATCATACGTGAAATGGTCAATGTCAAGCTTTTCCAGAGGGGGCTGGGAGCAAAACTGGCGGATCACAGCAGGATAGGTCTGCCTGTTCACGACCTTGAGAAAATGATGCTGACCAGAAATAAAGAGAACAGCAATACAAGCCATAATCCTGAATCCATAAATTTATCCATAGCGGAGATGGTCCTCAAAGAATACGCCCTTACAAAGGTCTTCACTAAAGACATAGCAGAGGCACACCTTAAGGGAGACATTCATCTCCATGATCTGGGCATGGTAAATCGCCCTTACTGTTCAGGACAGAGCGTTGCATATGTTGCCCGTTACGGTCTTAATATTCCTTCGATAACAAGTGTCTCTAAACCAGCTAAGCATGCGGACGTGCTTCTTGCCCACATACTTAAAATGACTTCTGTACTGCAGAACCATTTTGCAGGAGCTATAGGATGGGACGCTGTAAATATGTACTTTGCGCCCTATCTGGTCGGATGGACATATGAACAGCTCAAACAGCTTGCGCAGCAGCTTATCTTTGAATTCAACCAGCTGGCAGGAGGCAGAGGCGGTCAGGTGGCGTTTACAGATATTAATCTGTACTATGAGATTCCAAATCATTTCAGGGATGTTCCCGCGATAGGACCTGGGGGTAAATTTACAGGAAAGACCTATGCTGATTACGATGCCGAGTCAAAACTGTTCCTCAAAGCTCTCTTTGATGTGTATATGGGTGGCGACAGCAGGGGACAGCCTTTCTTCTTCCCGAAACCGCTGCTCCACATCACGGATTATTTCTTTAAGGAGCCGGGATGGGAAGATTTTCTGAACCAGGCCTGTGAGCTTTCTTCAGAAAAGGGCAACACGTACTTTGTCTTTGACCGCGGCGGTGTAGCAAAGCTCTCGGAATGCTGCAGGCTATCTTTCGAGCTGACTCCGGAGGATCTTGATGAGGCAAAGCATCCATGGAAGATGCGTTACTGTGCTCTTCAAAACATTACTTTGAACCTACCGAGAGCAGCATACAGGTGCAATGGTGACGAAGAGACTCTTTTTGAGATAATCGACGAAGAGATGGAACTGGCCGCTAAAGCGCATCTGCAGAAAAGGGCGTTTATAAAGAGCATTCTTGACCTGGGGCTGCATGGCCCTCTTGCAGCCTTATGCGTTTCACATGATGACGAAGGCTATCTTAGAATGAGAAAAGCCAGCCATCTTATAGGCATACTTGGACTGAATGAAATGGTAGAGGCTGTTACAGGATGTCAGCTCCACGAGAGCGAGCATGCGGAACAGCTCGGCAAAGCGGTCATACAGTATATGGATCTCAAGTGCCAGCAGCTGTCGGAAAGACTTGGCCTCAAGATCGTCCTTGAACAGACTCCGGCGGAGAGCACCGCGCTTCGTTTTGCAAAGCTTGACCTGCGGGCCTATCCCGATATTGCCCGTAAGTATATCAAAGGCAGTTTCGACACAGGCGAAATATACTACACAAACAGCACTCACCTCAACTACAAACTGGTACAGGACCCGATCGACAAAGTGACGAGGGAGGGTGTGCTTCATCCCATGATAAAGGCCGGTGCCATCACCCATGTCTGGATGGGAGAACATAAACCGGATCCCAAGGCGCTTGCTTCGTTTGTGATCAAGACATTCAGACATTCAGAAAACGCCCAGGTGGCATTCAGCCCCGAATTTACCATCTGCAACGAGTGCAACCATATTGAGAGGGGACTTTCTGATTCCTGTTCGAGATGCGGCTCCGAGGATGTTGACGGCATAACCAGAGTGACCGGTTATTTTACAAGGACTTCATCCTGGAATGCCGGCAAAAGAGGAGAGCTCAGGGACAGGGCAAGAGGACCTGTAAGAGCTTCGGTATGA
- the nrdR gene encoding transcriptional regulator NrdR — protein MRCPACGALETRVIETRSADEGRVNRRRRECPECQNRFTTYERLEEKNYLWVVKKGGSREAFDRGKLMKGLQRACEKLAVPLESIEEAVANVEAKVRGGGQGEVPTSIIGEYAAEELRKIDKVAYVRFASVYREFTDISSFTHEIAKLLEDKEAHRNGK, from the coding sequence ATGCGCTGTCCGGCCTGTGGTGCGCTTGAGACAAGGGTAATCGAAACTAGGAGTGCTGATGAAGGCAGAGTTAACCGGAGAAGGCGCGAATGCCCGGAATGCCAGAACCGCTTTACTACTTACGAGAGGCTCGAAGAGAAGAACTACCTTTGGGTCGTCAAGAAAGGCGGAAGCAGAGAGGCTTTCGACAGAGGAAAGCTGATGAAGGGGCTCCAGAGGGCTTGTGAAAAACTGGCAGTTCCCCTTGAAAGTATAGAAGAAGCTGTTGCAAACGTTGAGGCAAAAGTCCGCGGCGGGGGACAGGGAGAAGTTCCGACTTCCATTATTGGTGAATACGCTGCGGAAGAACTCAGGAAGATAGACAAAGTCGCATATGTCAGATTTGCGTCAGTATACAGAGAATTTACAGATATCTCCAGCTTTACCCATGAAATAGCAAAACTACTGGAGGACAAGGAGGCACATCGTAATGGCAAATGA
- a CDS encoding aminotransferase, translating to MKTYMIPLIPGPVSVPVRFREAYMTDFGSSDLEKDFYDLLKENQGLLKKILNTENSVTIQSGEAMLVLWGALKSTVKPKDRVLTLSNGLFGHGLGEMAGSLGAEVRYLEAADGSFIDESILKRELDSFRPDVVTAVHCETPSGLLNPIGEIAPMIKESGALFCVDFVASAGGAEVKVDEWGIDLGLLGSQKCLSLLPDLSVLTMSEKAWIAAEKVNYAGYDAVLPWRNAEEKMEMPCTHNWHANAAMNLSLRSLLEEGLENSFRRHRDVAEYCRSRITAMGLELYAKDIKLASPTVTAVKIPSGWTWEELDGSLRERGMGAGGSYGHLAGKVFRIGHMGSQANIELVKKGMDVLEKVLNK from the coding sequence ATGAAAACTTATATGATACCGTTGATCCCCGGCCCGGTCTCTGTACCGGTCAGATTCAGAGAAGCCTATATGACAGATTTCGGGAGCTCTGACCTGGAAAAAGATTTCTATGATCTGCTCAAAGAGAATCAGGGATTACTGAAAAAAATATTAAATACAGAAAACAGTGTGACAATCCAGTCAGGAGAAGCAATGCTCGTCCTTTGGGGGGCCCTCAAAAGCACAGTTAAACCTAAAGACAGGGTGCTGACCCTCTCGAACGGACTTTTTGGCCACGGTCTTGGCGAGATGGCAGGATCCTTGGGAGCGGAAGTCAGATATCTCGAGGCTGCGGACGGCAGTTTTATTGACGAAAGTATCCTTAAGCGTGAACTGGATTCTTTCAGGCCAGATGTCGTTACAGCTGTCCACTGTGAAACTCCCAGCGGCCTGCTCAACCCCATAGGGGAAATAGCCCCGATGATAAAAGAGAGCGGAGCACTCTTCTGTGTGGATTTCGTGGCAAGCGCCGGCGGAGCGGAAGTGAAGGTCGACGAGTGGGGAATAGATCTTGGACTTCTCGGCAGCCAGAAATGCCTTTCACTGTTGCCGGACCTCTCTGTCCTGACGATGAGTGAAAAGGCCTGGATTGCAGCCGAGAAAGTAAATTACGCCGGGTATGACGCAGTGCTCCCATGGAGAAACGCTGAAGAAAAAATGGAAATGCCCTGCACTCACAACTGGCATGCTAATGCCGCAATGAACCTATCTCTTAGATCACTGCTCGAAGAAGGACTCGAAAATTCCTTCAGACGGCACAGGGATGTCGCAGAATACTGCCGTTCAAGGATCACTGCAATGGGCCTTGAGCTGTACGCAAAAGACATTAAACTTGCTTCACCTACAGTGACCGCCGTCAAAATACCTTCCGGGTGGACCTGGGAGGAGCTGGATGGATCGCTAAGAGAGCGTGGGATGGGTGCGGGCGGAAGCTACGGCCATCTTGCAGGGAAAGTTTTCAGAATAGGACATATGGGATCACAGGCGAACATAGAGCTTGTGAAAAAAGGCATGGATGTCCTCGAAAAAGTGTTGAACAAATAA
- a CDS encoding glutamyl-tRNA amidotransferase, giving the protein MSDLELKIQNDLVDAMKKRDELRLSVLRMLKSAIQMAQIEKGRDLPLTDDEVLVIVRRLIKQRNEAAEMYRSGGAHDRAETELEEVKVLDSYQPEQLSDEEIVKIVTEISTQVEASGLKDMGKVMGKTVAAVKGRAEGGRIKELVLKHLSSKS; this is encoded by the coding sequence ATGTCCGACCTTGAGCTGAAGATCCAGAACGATCTGGTCGATGCAATGAAAAAGAGGGATGAACTAAGGCTCTCAGTCCTTAGGATGCTGAAGTCTGCGATACAGATGGCTCAGATCGAAAAAGGCAGGGATCTTCCCCTTACAGACGATGAAGTCCTTGTTATCGTTCGGAGACTTATCAAGCAGCGGAATGAAGCAGCTGAAATGTACAGGTCAGGCGGTGCGCATGACAGAGCTGAAACTGAGCTTGAGGAAGTCAAGGTGCTTGATTCTTACCAGCCCGAACAGCTTTCTGACGAAGAGATCGTAAAAATAGTAACGGAGATTTCAACACAGGTTGAAGCGTCAGGTCTGAAAGATATGGGAAAAGTAATGGGCAAAACTGTAGCTGCTGTTAAAGGCCGTGCAGAAGGCGGAAGAATAAAAGAACTGGTCCTGAAACATCTTTCTTCAAAGTCATAA
- a CDS encoding 30S ribosomal protein S21 has product MTTVTRRDNESIEDALKRFKRELRKVGVLREAKKHEHYEKPSEIKKRKKAEMARNKGRKADY; this is encoded by the coding sequence GTGACCACCGTAACCAGACGAGATAACGAGTCGATAGAGGATGCGCTGAAGCGTTTTAAGCGTGAACTCCGGAAGGTGGGCGTGCTTCGTGAAGCAAAGAAGCATGAACATTACGAAAAACCCAGCGAAATCAAAAAACGTAAGAAGGCTGAAATGGCCCGAAACAAAGGCAGGAAGGCTGATTATTAG
- a CDS encoding tRNA (N(6)-L-threonylcarbamoyladenosine(37)-C(2))-methylthiotransferase MtaB, which produces MYPLMDKTYSVHIQGCRTNQYEGEAIAASLEKAGAVQSSDAPDIIVIVSCTITAAADRKCRKLIRKMKRENPDSLIVACGCYAQRMSDSDRVTLGVDILIGNRMKHKIAELAADWFIKNERRSCFSIFDDDIMTDGSWDDLLLDRPRLHTRAFLKVQDGCSHFCSYCIVPYVRGNPVSRDVDEALAEAEKIVQSGCPEIVLTGVHLGLHEDLPLLVRKIGSIKGLKRLRFGSIEPFAVDKRLLESIAETETFCRHLHLPLQSGDDGVLAAMRRGYTTKGFRVITDNIRKKLGEDVHLSTDLMVGFPGEDEKAFENSIRFINDIGFGKMHIFNYSPREGTAAAQMACPPENEVKQRLAKALTEADALHRNYCSKWIGKDVEILVEQKINDTVRGLARNYIRVAALSENAEIGEVLHVTPQKYVNGILTSDLVSKCSPDNCEFPEFL; this is translated from the coding sequence ATGTACCCTTTAATGGACAAAACATACTCAGTACATATACAGGGATGCCGCACAAACCAATATGAAGGAGAGGCCATTGCTGCCTCACTTGAAAAGGCCGGTGCGGTTCAATCCTCTGACGCCCCCGACATTATAGTGATCGTAAGCTGTACCATAACAGCAGCCGCAGACAGAAAGTGCCGAAAGCTGATCCGTAAAATGAAGAGGGAAAATCCCGATTCACTTATCGTCGCATGCGGATGCTACGCACAGAGGATGTCTGACTCAGACAGAGTAACTCTCGGCGTTGATATTTTGATAGGCAACAGAATGAAACACAAAATTGCCGAGCTTGCGGCCGACTGGTTTATAAAGAATGAGCGAAGATCATGTTTTTCCATTTTTGACGATGACATAATGACGGACGGATCGTGGGATGACCTCCTTCTCGACAGACCCAGACTTCACACCAGGGCATTCCTTAAGGTGCAGGACGGATGCAGCCATTTCTGCAGCTACTGCATAGTCCCTTATGTCAGGGGGAACCCGGTCTCAAGGGATGTCGATGAAGCGCTTGCCGAGGCGGAGAAGATCGTTCAGTCAGGCTGCCCTGAGATCGTACTTACAGGGGTCCACCTTGGGCTGCATGAAGACCTTCCGCTTCTTGTAAGAAAGATCGGTTCGATAAAAGGACTAAAGAGGCTGAGGTTTGGATCGATAGAGCCTTTTGCCGTTGATAAGAGGCTGCTGGAGTCGATTGCGGAGACAGAGACCTTCTGCAGGCATCTTCACCTTCCGCTGCAAAGCGGCGATGACGGTGTTCTTGCCGCTATGAGAAGGGGCTACACGACAAAAGGATTCCGTGTGATAACCGATAACATCAGAAAAAAGCTCGGAGAAGATGTACACCTGAGCACTGATTTGATGGTAGGTTTTCCCGGTGAGGATGAAAAAGCATTTGAAAACAGCATCCGGTTCATTAACGATATAGGTTTTGGAAAGATGCATATTTTTAATTATTCTCCCAGAGAAGGCACAGCTGCTGCACAGATGGCCTGTCCGCCTGAGAACGAAGTAAAGCAAAGGCTTGCAAAAGCACTCACGGAAGCAGACGCTCTTCACAGGAATTACTGTTCAAAATGGATCGGTAAAGATGTTGAAATCCTTGTTGAGCAAAAAATCAATGATACCGTTCGCGGACTTGCCCGCAACTATATAAGGGTCGCTGCACTTTCCGAAAATGCAGAAATAGGTGAAGTGCTCCATGTTACGCCTCAAAAATATGTGAACGGGATTCTGACATCAGACCTTGTCTCGAAATGTTCCCCGGATAATTGCGAATTCCCTGAGTTTTTGTAA
- a CDS encoding RNA methyltransferase produces MRRETGGVSLPRLRLEKCICKDGRWLIDQEQAHHLIRVRRCCTGSLAEGLLSGEKVQLRLLCEGELVFAEELSRTAEASPSIELHLLLGLLKNDQFDQSLRFAAETSVHTIHLLACERSVPRYSGIKLKEKMSRWDKILEEATRQAGAAAPPVLLQPVTLTELDPDLLPDCRLAAMLSPEAKPLSKTEITSPAVIAIGPEGDWSPSETELLLEKNFKPVNLGNRILRASTAVAVACGWFSMN; encoded by the coding sequence ATACGAAGGGAGACTGGTGGGGTGTCGCTGCCAAGGCTGCGTCTTGAAAAATGCATTTGTAAAGATGGACGCTGGCTAATAGATCAGGAGCAGGCGCATCATCTGATAAGAGTGAGACGCTGCTGCACGGGATCTTTGGCAGAAGGACTGCTCTCCGGCGAGAAAGTCCAGCTTCGGCTTTTATGTGAAGGAGAACTTGTCTTTGCCGAGGAATTGTCAAGAACTGCTGAAGCATCTCCATCTATAGAACTTCACCTGCTGCTGGGGCTGCTTAAAAACGATCAATTCGACCAGTCTCTCAGATTTGCAGCCGAGACAAGCGTGCATACGATACATCTGCTTGCATGTGAAAGAAGCGTTCCCAGATATTCCGGAATTAAACTCAAAGAAAAAATGTCCCGTTGGGACAAGATCCTTGAAGAGGCTACCCGGCAGGCTGGCGCTGCTGCTCCGCCTGTGCTCCTGCAGCCTGTGACATTAACAGAGCTTGATCCTGACCTGCTGCCAGACTGCAGGTTAGCGGCAATGCTCTCTCCAGAAGCCAAGCCACTTTCAAAGACGGAGATCACGAGTCCTGCAGTGATCGCCATAGGGCCGGAGGGAGACTGGTCTCCCTCTGAAACAGAGCTATTGCTGGAAAAAAACTTTAAGCCGGTGAACCTGGGCAATAGGATACTCAGGGCAAGTACGGCAGTTGCGGTTGCCTGCGGCTGGTTCTCAATGAACTGA
- a CDS encoding 50S ribosomal protein L11 methyltransferase — MIKNDSYWWYITLSADDGQEEVLFSIADISGSIGTELQELPSGGVKLRAYYRSSEDLHYWKAKLLDAMKEWSNIKIDDFGKIENQPWNVASEEAFPPLPVGKSMVVLAPWHKGTEPEGLIPLYINPGSAFGTGYHESTQIVLELMEDFVKPGMTTADIGTGSGILTICAIKLGADKSYARDIDPAVIEEVNKNFELNGLDPTKIDIATGDLLVGFRHKVDLLTANILLEPLTTMVGQVPKVIGREGMAIFSGMLLTERDIFVEALEKAKMVIVKEHTKGDWWGVAAKAAS; from the coding sequence GTGATTAAAAATGACAGCTACTGGTGGTATATAACTTTATCAGCTGATGACGGGCAAGAGGAAGTTCTTTTTTCGATAGCTGACATTTCAGGGAGTATCGGTACTGAACTTCAGGAACTACCCTCAGGGGGCGTCAAGTTAAGGGCATACTATAGGAGCAGCGAAGACCTGCATTATTGGAAAGCAAAGCTTCTTGATGCGATGAAGGAATGGAGCAATATCAAAATAGATGATTTTGGAAAAATAGAAAACCAGCCATGGAATGTTGCATCGGAGGAGGCTTTTCCTCCGCTGCCCGTAGGAAAGTCTATGGTGGTTCTTGCTCCCTGGCATAAGGGAACCGAGCCCGAAGGACTCATTCCTCTTTACATAAATCCCGGAAGCGCATTTGGAACGGGCTATCACGAGAGCACTCAGATAGTCCTGGAGCTGATGGAAGATTTTGTGAAGCCCGGGATGACTACGGCAGATATCGGTACCGGCTCTGGTATACTGACGATATGCGCAATAAAATTAGGCGCTGATAAATCTTATGCGCGTGATATCGACCCGGCCGTGATAGAAGAGGTCAATAAAAATTTCGAACTGAACGGATTGGATCCGACAAAGATTGATATCGCAACAGGAGATCTCCTTGTCGGTTTCAGGCATAAAGTGGATCTGCTGACAGCAAACATTCTTCTCGAACCTCTCACAACAATGGTCGGCCAGGTGCCAAAAGTGATCGGGAGAGAGGGTATGGCTATTTTTTCGGGCATGCTCCTCACAGAGAGAGACATCTTTGTTGAGGCTTTGGAAAAAGCAAAAATGGTCATAGTCAAAGAGCATACGAAGGGAGACTGGTGGGGTGTCGCTGCCAAGGCTGCGTCTTGA
- a CDS encoding ABC transporter ATP-binding protein, protein MEDKRPILSVKNLSVNYGAIQALKGVDLDVYPGEIVAVIGANGAGKSTMMSAIMGDVPKAGGDILLDGKSLPSKSFQVVTAGISLSPEGRKVFAPLTVYENLQMGAFPLKDRSLVSEQLKKVYHLFPRLEERQSQYAGTLSGGEQQMLAIGRALMAMPRVLLLDEPSLGLAPIIINEIFKELTEINQLLGMTILIVEQNARKALLLSNRAYVLQTGKIIIEGDSKELLHNPEIEEAYLGGKKK, encoded by the coding sequence ATGGAAGATAAAAGGCCTATTCTCTCAGTAAAAAATCTGTCTGTTAATTATGGAGCCATCCAGGCTCTTAAAGGTGTCGACCTTGATGTTTATCCGGGTGAGATAGTGGCGGTAATTGGTGCGAACGGTGCAGGAAAATCTACAATGATGAGCGCGATAATGGGAGATGTCCCAAAGGCAGGCGGAGACATACTGCTTGACGGAAAATCCCTGCCATCAAAGAGTTTTCAGGTCGTTACAGCAGGAATAAGCCTCTCTCCGGAAGGAAGAAAAGTATTTGCCCCGCTGACTGTATATGAAAACCTTCAAATGGGAGCGTTCCCCCTGAAAGACCGCAGTCTGGTTTCAGAGCAGTTAAAAAAGGTCTATCACCTCTTTCCGCGTCTTGAAGAGAGACAGAGCCAATATGCAGGTACGCTTTCGGGCGGAGAGCAGCAGATGCTGGCCATAGGAAGAGCGCTCATGGCCATGCCCCGGGTGCTGCTGCTGGATGAACCCTCACTGGGACTTGCACCAATAATAATCAACGAGATATTCAAGGAATTGACCGAGATCAACCAGCTGCTGGGAATGACCATCCTGATCGTTGAGCAGAACGCGAGGAAGGCCCTCCTGCTTTCCAACAGGGCATATGTCCTGCAGACTGGCAAGATCATAATTGAGGGAGATTCAAAGGAACTTCTCCATAATCCTGAAATTGAGGAAGCGTATCTGGGAGGAAAGAAGAAATAA